The DNA sequence CACTTGCCCCATATTTAACGTCTCCAAGAATGGGGCAACCAAGATGTGAGAGTGTAACCCTTATCTGATGGGGTCTGCCAGTCTTTGGTTCTACTAAGAAAAGGGTCTTTTTATTCTTGATATTAAGCACCTTCCACTTTGTCACAGCACGTTGTCCATTTCCATTCCGACCAATAGTTACCACATTTTTTCGACGATCTTTTTTTAACCAGAGGGTTTCTTCACCTTCAGTCTTTTTAGGCGTACCCTCTGTTAGAGCTAAATATTGCTTTTTTATAAGGCCCTTTTTCATGGCATCTGTCATCCTCTTAGAGGACTTTGAAGTCTTTGAAAAGGCAAGTATCCCTGATGCAGGTCTATCAAGCCTCTGAAATATTCCAAGATACACGTTTCCCGGCTTTTTTTTAATATCTTTGATATAGGTCTTAACCCATTCATAGGCTGAAAGATCTTCTGAAATGTCTGGTACAGAAGGCATACAAGGCGGTTTTATTATTACTATTAGGTGATTATCTTCATAAATAATGCGTAAAAGATCGCAGAGAACCGAATTATGTTCGCCAGTGTTTACTTGTTGCATCTTTTAAATAGCCACTCACTTGTTTGGGGTTTTTTATATATATAAAGAAAGCCTCAGATTAATGTACTATTTCCCTCTCTGGCCAGAGGACCAGAGAGGGAAATTGGTGTTTTGGACTGAGGGGTATTTTGAAAAAAATGAAATATTTTTCTACTGGTTAATTTGACTCCACAGACATGCTGATTGCAAACCTCATTTAAGTTGTAAGTCCTACAACATCTTTGTATTTTTTGACTATTCCATCAATAGTCTTTTTCCCAGTGTTAAATGCCGCCATGATGCTGCCTTTTAAGAGTGCAAGATCTCCAACTAGAAAAAGCCTTGGAATATTGGTCTCTCCATACTCATCGATCTTGGGCTTATTGCCCTCAAATTCCACCCCAACCCCCTCGAGGAATGTCCTTGGAGTCATTCCGCCTAAACAGTAAAAGACAGCGTCATATTCTTGGCCTTTTCCATCTTTGAAATGTACTAAAATCCTGTCTCCTTTCCCTTCTAATCCCTCAATGTCTGTCCCCATCAAGAGGTTGATCTTTCCTGCATCGCAACATCCTTCCAGGCTACACATGTTGGTGGGATTGATTCTGAAGAATTTTTCTCTTCTGTAGGATAGATCAACGGAATTGTCATTTGACAAGAAGCAAGCGGTTTCAGCCGCAGTGTCTCCTCCCCCTACAACTAGTATCTTCTTTCCTTTTAGGGGTTCTTTTGGAAGGGCAAAGAAGACCTTGTTTTTTATCTCTTTTGGAATTGGATAACTTGGCTTTACAGGTTTACCAAAAACCCCAATAGCAACTACTACTATTGGGGCCTTAACTTCAAGCTCACCGCCTGTTTGGACTATGAACGAATCCTCTAGTATCTTTATTTTCTGGGCCTCGTTCCAGTAGCGTATATCGAGTTTATGGTCTTCGACCACTTTTTTCATACGCTCTAAGAATTCTTCTCTACATTCTGTTTCAAAAGAGAGTTTTCCTAGAGGTTCTACCTTCACTTTTCTATAGACTGGATCCACCCTTTTCCCCTCGTGGTATAGGCTTACCACTGTATCACAAATGTGTCCCTTTTTTTCTAAAAGGATTACGTTTTCAATCCCAACCTCTTTAGCCTCAACTGCAGTGGCAATGCCTGCAGGTCCAGCTCCGATTATCACCAAATTCGCCTGTTCCATAAATTTTTTACCTCCTTTCAAAAAAAGCTTGTTCCCTAAATCCTTCAATTGTCGAAATGCCCGCCCCCATAGAACTAAAAGGTGCATAGATATCGCATTGGCATTTAACTAATTGATAACATGAGAAATTCGGCAAAATCGACAACCCATGATGGCGCGGAAGGGGAGAGTGTGTGACAAAGACCATTTCTTTTAAAAGAGAGAATTTTCTTTTTAAGACTTGATTGTTTAACGTTCTGTTATTAATATTAAAATCCATATTCTATCCCGTTCAGCGTGGAGGATTTAGGTTTTTCACTTTACTCTCCTAATACTAGGTGCTATCTATTGATTCAAAATTAACACTCCTAATCTTACACTATTTAACCTACGGAGTGAGAAATGCAAGAAATAGGGTTTTGTCAAAAAGACAATTGTGATGCTCAAATTTCAAAAGGCTGTAGGCATCCACATGATTATTGTCAGTTTAGACAGTCATGTATCATATATTTTTTAGAAAAAGAGGAATCAAAGAAAAAGGGAAACAGTCAAAGTAGTCAATGAACATACTTCTAACGAATGATGATGGCATTCATGCCCATGGATTATGTGCCCTTTATGAGGCATTAAGAGAAGATTTCAATTTATATGTAATTGCCCCCGACGCTGAAAGAAGCGCAGTCGGACATGCCATAACCCTTGTAGACCCATTACGAGTACGGAAAATTAAGAGAAACGGTCATCACTTTGGTTGGGCTATCAATGGTACACCTGCTGACTGCGTAAAATTGGGCATACATGAGATTATAAGAGAGGATATTGATTTTGTTGTATCTGGTATCAATATTGGTGCAAATGTTGGTATAAATATTTTATATTCAGGAACTGTTTCTGCCGCCACAGAAGCGGCCATACTCGGAATACCATCCATGGCTATTTCTTTAAATACATTGAAAGATCCTGATTTTTGTACTGCAGCATTTGTTTCACTAAAACTCGTGAAATGGGCAACAGCTATTTCATTTCCAAAAGGCATAGCATTAAATGTAAATATACCAGCTGTGCCACCAAATAAAATACGTGGTTTCAAATGGGTAAAGCAAGGCCTTTCGCCATATAAAGAAGAATTTGATAAGAGAATAGATCCAAGAGGAAATGTTTATTATTGGCAAGCCAGTCAAAAAATTGCAGTAATTGAAGGAGAGGATGTTGATAGTATTGCTCTAAATAATGGATTTATTACTATCACTCCATTAAAATATGATCTAACATCCTATGAACATTTAGGAAATTTTGAGCTTCCAAATACTTTTGATTCTCTTGATGAAACAGAATTGTTAATCTAGTAAAATCTAATCCTTGACAAATAAATTTTGAAACATTATCACTAAAATAATAACTTATCCAATTTAAAATTAAATAAAAAAGAGAGGTGTATTATGGCAAGAAAAAGGAACAGACCTTATAATGTTGAAGATGTTAAATTTGTCTATGAAAATTATGCTGAAATGACTGCTCAGGAAATTGCTGAAGAGAGAGGACTCAGCAAGTTTCAAGTCGCAAAGATTGTCTCAGAACTTCGAAAGAAAGGTATTCCAATACCTAAGAAGACAGCAAAACGCAAAAATCCAGTGGATGCCTTTATAGAGCAGTTAAAGGGAAAAAAAGGGAAAAAATAGTCACCCCCCTCTATAAAGCTCCTTGAAGATTTTGCTTATTTCGTGTAATTAGCTGAGAAAATCACATCAAGTTA is a window from the Dissulfuribacter thermophilus genome containing:
- the surE gene encoding 5'/3'-nucleotidase SurE, which codes for MNILLTNDDGIHAHGLCALYEALREDFNLYVIAPDAERSAVGHAITLVDPLRVRKIKRNGHHFGWAINGTPADCVKLGIHEIIREDIDFVVSGINIGANVGINILYSGTVSAATEAAILGIPSMAISLNTLKDPDFCTAAFVSLKLVKWATAISFPKGIALNVNIPAVPPNKIRGFKWVKQGLSPYKEEFDKRIDPRGNVYYWQASQKIAVIEGEDVDSIALNNGFITITPLKYDLTSYEHLGNFELPNTFDSLDETELLI
- a CDS encoding helix-turn-helix domain-containing protein, producing MARKRNRPYNVEDVKFVYENYAEMTAQEIAEERGLSKFQVAKIVSELRKKGIPIPKKTAKRKNPVDAFIEQLKGKKGKK
- a CDS encoding RluA family pseudouridine synthase, coding for MQQVNTGEHNSVLCDLLRIIYEDNHLIVIIKPPCMPSVPDISEDLSAYEWVKTYIKDIKKKPGNVYLGIFQRLDRPASGILAFSKTSKSSKRMTDAMKKGLIKKQYLALTEGTPKKTEGEETLWLKKDRRKNVVTIGRNGNGQRAVTKWKVLNIKNKKTLFLVEPKTGRPHQIRVTLSHLGCPILGDVKYGASAPLRDRSIALHATRLSFPHPTRKELMTFTALPYRSPFPKIKEDEVSF
- a CDS encoding NAD(P)-binding domain-containing protein, encoding MEQANLVIIGAGPAGIATAVEAKEVGIENVILLEKKGHICDTVVSLYHEGKRVDPVYRKVKVEPLGKLSFETECREEFLERMKKVVEDHKLDIRYWNEAQKIKILEDSFIVQTGGELEVKAPIVVVAIGVFGKPVKPSYPIPKEIKNKVFFALPKEPLKGKKILVVGGGDTAAETACFLSNDNSVDLSYRREKFFRINPTNMCSLEGCCDAGKINLLMGTDIEGLEGKGDRILVHFKDGKGQEYDAVFYCLGGMTPRTFLEGVGVEFEGNKPKIDEYGETNIPRLFLVGDLALLKGSIMAAFNTGKKTIDGIVKKYKDVVGLTT